In one Planctomycetota bacterium genomic region, the following are encoded:
- a CDS encoding UDP-glucose/GDP-mannose dehydrogenase family protein, with protein MNITVIGCGYVGLVTGTCLASIGHNVIGVEMMPEKLAKLKAGECPIFEPGLAELMTENMKAGRLKFTEDMKEACAEAEVVYLAVGTPPKPDGTVDMSFLENAGKQVCDALPPKKDLPTVIIVKSTVPAGTNRKLANFLADNSDAYVHVVSNPEFLKEGTAVQDFLRPDRVVVGTDSPDAADVVRQVYDPILREQIKAGNVDCWFSMNWESAELTKYAANTMLAARISFMNELTILCEHYGADIEAIRKGMGSDKRVGPAFLRAGCGYGGSCFPKDVAAMEHISKAAGYDNKFVTAILAINAYQKKRFAEKVIEKLGKPAKGATVAVWGLAFKADTDDIRESAAIDVIQHLLDNGVHVKATDPKGMDHMQKVFGEKVEWCIDPVRAAEGADAVAICTDWLLYETLDYGKIKNVMNQPVLFDGRNCLHRSEMKRHGFRYYPMGRPSVEEPASHPEAVNA; from the coding sequence ATGAATATCACGGTCATTGGTTGCGGTTACGTCGGTCTGGTCACGGGCACCTGCCTCGCGTCGATCGGCCACAACGTCATCGGCGTCGAGATGATGCCGGAGAAGCTCGCCAAGCTCAAAGCCGGCGAGTGCCCGATCTTCGAGCCGGGCCTGGCGGAACTGATGACCGAGAACATGAAAGCCGGTCGCCTGAAGTTCACCGAGGACATGAAGGAAGCCTGCGCCGAGGCCGAGGTCGTGTACCTCGCGGTCGGCACGCCGCCCAAGCCCGACGGCACCGTCGACATGTCCTTCCTCGAGAACGCCGGCAAGCAGGTCTGCGACGCGCTGCCGCCCAAGAAGGATCTGCCCACCGTCATCATCGTCAAGTCGACCGTTCCCGCCGGTACCAACCGCAAGCTGGCCAACTTCCTCGCCGACAACTCCGACGCCTACGTCCACGTCGTCTCGAACCCGGAGTTCCTCAAGGAAGGCACCGCCGTCCAGGACTTCCTGCGGCCCGACCGCGTCGTCGTCGGCACCGATTCGCCGGACGCCGCCGACGTCGTGCGGCAGGTCTATGACCCGATCCTGCGTGAGCAGATCAAGGCCGGTAACGTCGACTGCTGGTTCAGCATGAACTGGGAGTCGGCCGAGCTGACCAAGTACGCGGCCAACACGATGCTCGCGGCCCGCATCTCGTTCATGAACGAGCTGACCATCCTCTGCGAGCACTACGGCGCTGACATCGAAGCGATCCGCAAAGGCATGGGCTCCGACAAGCGCGTGGGCCCGGCGTTCCTGCGGGCCGGCTGCGGGTACGGCGGCTCGTGCTTCCCCAAGGATGTCGCCGCGATGGAGCACATCTCCAAGGCCGCTGGCTACGACAACAAGTTCGTCACCGCCATCCTCGCGATCAACGCTTACCAGAAGAAGCGCTTCGCCGAGAAGGTGATCGAGAAGCTCGGCAAGCCGGCCAAGGGCGCGACGGTTGCCGTGTGGGGGCTGGCGTTCAAGGCCGACACCGACGACATCCGCGAGTCCGCCGCGATCGACGTGATCCAGCACCTGCTCGACAACGGCGTCCACGTCAAAGCCACCGACCCCAAGGGCATGGACCACATGCAGAAGGTCTTCGGCGAGAAGGTCGAGTGGTGCATCGACCCGGTCCGCGCCGCCGAGGGTGCCGACGCGGTGGCGATCTGCACCGACTGGCTGCTGTATGAGACGCTCGACTACGGCAAAATCAAGAACGTCATGAACCAGCCGGTTCTGTTCGACGGCCGCAACTGCCTGCACCGTTCGGAGATGAAGCGTCATGGCTTCCGCTACTACCCGATGGGTCGCCCGTCGGTCGAGGAGCCGGCCTCGCACCCCGAAGCCGTCAACGCGTAA
- a CDS encoding serine hydrolase domain-containing protein: protein MNIPAALDNLHPSIAPDTVTIVVGGELIHAGPCADERFNIMSVTKAATCTVAGHLVTQGKCTLDDPVAKWIDGFDDRYPAVTLRHLLTMTSGYNAKGGTYGVDECSDGAIDFLDAADPVFDPGTMWHYHDDALRLLTVALPNIGGESLDAMLRKIVPTFTDFEWIDYHGNGRGNDAGSGILTSARALSDFGRYWCAGASGVDPVFVADATRPQSAHLPEYRGPLYRGLGGSDGGAAMGYLWRSNSNGCFPALPPDAFWISGWNHNRLFVVPSKQLVVTRTGADGYIDNTIGKWDAFFAALLN, encoded by the coding sequence GTGAACATCCCCGCCGCCCTCGACAACCTGCACCCGTCCATCGCCCCCGACACGGTCACGATCGTCGTCGGGGGTGAGTTGATTCACGCAGGCCCCTGCGCCGATGAGCGGTTCAACATCATGTCGGTGACCAAGGCCGCGACCTGCACGGTCGCAGGCCACCTTGTCACACAGGGCAAATGCACGCTCGACGATCCGGTCGCCAAGTGGATCGACGGCTTCGACGACCGCTACCCGGCGGTCACGCTCCGCCACCTGCTCACGATGACCAGCGGCTACAACGCCAAGGGCGGCACCTACGGCGTCGACGAGTGCAGCGACGGCGCGATCGACTTCCTCGACGCGGCCGACCCCGTCTTCGACCCCGGCACGATGTGGCACTACCACGACGACGCGCTGCGGCTTCTCACGGTCGCATTGCCCAACATCGGCGGCGAGTCGTTGGACGCAATGCTGCGCAAGATCGTGCCGACGTTCACCGATTTCGAGTGGATCGACTACCACGGCAACGGCCGGGGCAACGACGCCGGCAGTGGCATCCTGACATCCGCGAGAGCGTTGTCCGACTTCGGTCGGTACTGGTGTGCCGGCGCTTCGGGCGTCGACCCTGTCTTTGTCGCGGACGCAACCAGACCGCAATCCGCCCACCTACCCGAGTACCGCGGTCCGCTCTATCGCGGCCTCGGCGGATCCGACGGCGGGGCGGCCATGGGCTACCTCTGGCGCTCCAACTCCAATGGCTGTTTTCCCGCGCTTCCGCCCGACGCCTTCTGGATCAGCGGCTGGAACCACAACCGACTCTTCGTCGTGCCGAGCAAACAGCTGGTCGTCACCCGAACCGGCGCGGATGGTTACATCGACAACACGATCGGAAAGTGGGACGCGTTCTTTGCCGCGCTGCTGAACTGA
- a CDS encoding endonuclease/exonuclease/phosphatase family protein, whose amino-acid sequence MCTSQRLVVLSVLGLSTFGATASANFLVDGGPRDPGSLRIANWNVWQSSILPDENEERAEAFGRVVQAVDADIWFLQELHVSSSVLDFHFSTRFAPDSGPWYVHSHGGEAIVSRYPLSFLQDNPEPDAGRSLPMALVDLPDDHFGFDLYAGSAHFRCCGGTGNDPDRQREADALVGWLRDVNLPGEYATLIAGDLNLVGGQGPLETLLTGDIVNEDIYGPDAAPDADGTALVNLDPTHNDDPDGPTWTFQNSNGQSRLDYIVYGDSLLTATDSLVLNSTELSFFEREALGLLPGDTVLNLETGRFDHLPLVADFTAIPEPSLLGVLLPAGLLMRRRGR is encoded by the coding sequence ATGTGTACCTCCCAACGGCTCGTCGTTCTAAGCGTTCTCGGCCTCTCGACCTTCGGGGCCACGGCCTCGGCCAACTTCCTTGTTGACGGCGGGCCGCGCGATCCCGGATCGCTGCGGATCGCCAATTGGAACGTTTGGCAAAGCAGCATCCTCCCGGACGAGAACGAGGAACGTGCCGAGGCGTTCGGGCGTGTGGTTCAGGCCGTCGACGCGGACATCTGGTTCCTTCAGGAACTCCATGTGTCATCGTCGGTGTTGGACTTCCATTTCTCGACCCGCTTCGCGCCCGACAGTGGACCGTGGTATGTCCACAGTCACGGTGGCGAGGCGATCGTGAGCCGGTACCCGCTGTCGTTCCTCCAGGACAATCCCGAGCCCGACGCGGGTCGGTCGCTACCGATGGCCTTGGTGGATCTTCCGGATGACCACTTTGGTTTCGACCTGTACGCGGGGTCAGCCCATTTCCGTTGTTGCGGCGGGACGGGCAACGACCCGGATCGCCAGCGTGAGGCCGACGCGTTGGTCGGCTGGCTGCGCGACGTGAACCTGCCGGGCGAGTACGCCACGCTGATCGCTGGCGACCTCAACCTCGTCGGTGGCCAGGGCCCGCTCGAGACGCTGCTCACCGGCGACATTGTCAACGAAGACATCTACGGCCCCGACGCCGCGCCCGACGCCGACGGCACCGCGCTGGTCAACCTCGACCCGACCCACAACGACGACCCCGACGGCCCGACGTGGACGTTCCAGAACAGCAACGGCCAGTCACGCCTGGACTACATCGTCTACGGCGATTCGCTGCTGACGGCGACCGATTCGCTCGTGCTCAACAGCACGGAGCTGAGTTTCTTCGAGCGTGAGGCTTTGGGTCTGCTCCCCGGTGACACGGTGCTGAACCTCGAAACCGGCCGGTTCGATCACCTGCCGCTCGTCGCCGACTTCACGGCGATTCCCGAGCCGAGCCTGTTGGGCGTGTTGTTGCCCGCCGGGTTGCTGATGCGTCGCCGCGGCCGGTAG